The Paraburkholderia sabiae genome includes a region encoding these proteins:
- a CDS encoding LysR family transcriptional regulator has translation MNRLQAMQVFTRIVDGNSFSAAARSLDITRSSVTTIIQALEAHLKVRLLNRTTRRISLTPDGAAYYERCARILADIEESERVFSRHAAPRGKLSVDMPGSIVNRVIVPALDKFQARYPDIDLLLRVGDTGVDLVQDNIDCAIRIGELQDLTLIARRLGTVEFVTVASPAYFARAGVPETLADLTMHTAVNHASGRTGQIAQMDFIVDGKPVAPRMHSRLAANDDAAYLQCGLNGLGLIQLPRLLALPHLEAGELVEVLGRWRPAPCPVHAVYPRSRRLSTQVRAFVDWAAERFAQCDLMHAQHATA, from the coding sequence ATGAACAGACTTCAGGCCATGCAGGTGTTCACGCGCATCGTGGACGGCAACAGCTTTTCCGCGGCGGCGCGTTCGCTGGATATCACACGTTCTTCCGTTACGACCATCATTCAGGCGCTCGAAGCGCATCTGAAAGTGCGGCTCCTGAATCGCACCACGCGCAGGATCAGTCTCACGCCCGACGGCGCGGCCTATTACGAGCGCTGTGCGCGCATCCTCGCCGATATCGAGGAATCGGAGCGCGTCTTCTCGCGACACGCGGCGCCGCGCGGCAAGCTGAGTGTGGACATGCCGGGCTCCATCGTAAACCGCGTGATCGTGCCCGCGCTCGATAAATTCCAGGCGCGCTATCCCGACATCGATCTGCTGCTGCGCGTCGGCGATACGGGCGTCGATCTCGTGCAGGACAACATCGATTGCGCGATCCGAATCGGCGAGTTGCAGGACCTCACGCTGATCGCGCGGCGGCTCGGCACGGTGGAATTCGTGACCGTCGCGAGTCCCGCCTATTTCGCGCGTGCAGGCGTGCCTGAAACGCTCGCGGACCTGACGATGCATACGGCCGTGAATCATGCGTCGGGCAGAACCGGACAGATCGCGCAGATGGATTTCATCGTCGACGGCAAGCCGGTTGCGCCGCGCATGCACTCCCGGCTCGCGGCGAACGATGACGCGGCGTATCTGCAATGCGGACTCAACGGGCTCGGGTTGATTCAACTGCCGCGCCTGCTCGCGCTGCCGCATCTCGAAGCAGGTGAACTCGTCGAAGTGCTCGGTCGTTGGCGGCCCGCGCCCTGTCCGGTTCACGCCGTCTATCCGCGTAGCCGTCGTCTGTCGACGCAGGTGCGGGCGTTCGTCGACTGGGCTGCCGAACGTTTCGCGCAATGCGATCTGATGCACGCGCAACACGCCACGGCCTGA